From Prinia subflava isolate CZ2003 ecotype Zambia chromosome 20, Cam_Psub_1.2, whole genome shotgun sequence, the proteins below share one genomic window:
- the UTP14A gene encoding LOW QUALITY PROTEIN: U3 small nucleolar RNA-associated protein 14 homolog A (The sequence of the model RefSeq protein was modified relative to this genomic sequence to represent the inferred CDS: deleted 1 base in 1 codon): protein MERRPPELLWPRWHRRLPLPGEPGAPREGQSCPGAPGGLVRGWDGAVRVPVPHGTLSVPTGSPSPPAGAGAMATRTSRRRALRQDARARRDTRWRFAAVPACRAMAEEDPAAAASGSGSESEEGEDGERRHRQLLEAISALSGRKRRKLAERSEASGQVSEFNVTCKGAGEKLVLSELLQPIHPKSTLGSVRKELARVKQKAVVELPLSKEEARRVVREAAYVTTSKDVGRWQQVVLQNRRAEQLVFPLRQDIATVTPLERVTSAWKARTPLEQEIFGLLHKTQQPITDPLLTPEEMASLQAMSLEEASRRRAELQKARAVQSYYEAKARRAKRIKSKKYHRVLKKSRRRQALKEFEQLHKSDPAAALARLEELEQLRMQERMSLKHQNKGKWARSRAIMAKYDLEARKAMQEQLARNKELMQKVRVEPPEEELCEVPEEDTMALPMLTRGSGANPWMLGKPSGPALEPEEQEGPRDDTGPGAVENQDEMEEEKELSDEEALLQDFKQKRRERTGSPEEHSEEHGENQQPVGADETEANTEQPRNSPVLPACAEDLGDSPVPPACAEDLGDSPVPPACAEDLGDSPVPPACAEELGDSPVPPACAEELGDSPVPPTCAEELVSTGLEPPPQAQEQLLLSEQLRRVQTMEDVESLAKKELVEEQEKLVAPRAGKRAQQQEEGRAGDKHTKKTPAKRKMISLEAVLDGKPQEMDSPSLPVVLEEEEGGFEQRGMITEAFAGDDVVADFRREKRKAEEAAKPQPVSLVLPGWGEWGGTGLKPSARKIKRFMIKPPPAPPRKDQHLPHVIMSEKRNIHAAAHQVSELPFPFERHQQFEQSMQTPVGPTWNTQRAFQKLTAPRVITRTGHIIQPISAEDVPDTAPDSTTRLRGEAMPGRKAVPTKKAVPRGKAVPGGKAMPRGKAMPGGKAVPGGKAVPGGKAVPRHSRAQ, encoded by the exons ATGGAGCGAagacccccagagctgctctggccGCGGTGGCACCGCCGGCTCCCGCTTCCCGGCGAACCGGGGGCGCCCCGGGAGGGCCAGAGCTgtcccggagcccccgggggccTCGTCCGAGGCTGGGACGGCGCTGTCCGTGTCCCGGTCCCTCACGGGACCCTCTCGGTCCCCACTggttctccctcccctcctgccgGAGCCGGTGCCATGGCAACTCGGACGTCACGGAGGCGCGCTTTACGG CAGGACGCGAGGGCTCGGCGCGACACTCGGTGGCGCTTTGCGGCAGTACCGGCGTGCAGAGCCATGGCGGAGGAGGACCCGGCAGCGGCGGCGTCCGGGAGCGGCAGTGAGAGCGAGGAGGGG GAGGATGGCGAGCGGCGGCACCGGCAGCTCCTGGAGGCGATCAGCGCCTTGTCCGGACGGAAGCG GCGGAAGCTGGCGGAGCGCTCGGAGGCGAGCGGGCAAGTGTCCGAGTTCAATGTCACCTGCAAAG GTGCTGGGGAAAAGCTGGTtctgtcagagctgctgcagcccatccatcccaaatccaCGCTGGGCAGCGTAAGGAAGGAGCTGGCCAGAGTGAAGCAGAAGGCGGTGGTGGAGCTGCCGCTGAGCAAAGAGGAGGCCAGGAGG GTGGTGAGGGAGGCCGCCTACGTCACCACCTCGAAGGACGtggggaggtggcagcaggtgGTGCTGCAGAACCGACGCGCGGAGCAGCTGGTGTTCCCCCTGCGGCAGGACATCGCCACCGTCACCCCTCTGGAGAGAGTCACCTCGGCGTGGAAG GCCCGAACTCCACTGGAGCAGGAGATCTTTGGGTTGCTCCACAAGACACAGCAGCCTATCACAGACCCGCTGCTGACACCAGAGGAGATGGCCTCACTGCAGGCCATGAGCTTGGAGGAG GCCTCGCGCCGgcgggcagagctgcagaaggcCCGGGCAGTGCAGTCCTATTACGAGGCCAAGGCTCGGCGGGCGAAGCGGATCAAGAGCAAGAA GTACCACCGCGTGCTCAAGAAGAGCCGGAGGCGCCAGGCCCTGAAGGAGTTTGAGCAGCTGCACAAATCGGACCCTGCGGCCGCCTTGGCAcggctggaggagctggagcagctcaggatgCAG GAGCGGATGAGCCTTAAGCAccagaacaaaggaaaatgggCACGATCCAGGGCCATTATGGCTAAGTATGACCTCGAG GCCCGCAAGGccatgcaggagcagctggccaGGAACAAGGAGCTGATGCAGAAGGTACGGGTGGAACCACCCGAGGAGGAGCTGTGTGAGGTGCCCGAGGAGGACACCATGGCCTTGCCCATGCTCACCAGGGGCAGTGGGGCTAATCCCTGGATGCTAGGTAAGCCCAGTGGCCCGGCCCTAGAGCCTGAGGAACAGGAGGGTCCAAGAGATGACACAGGGCCTGGTGCTGTGGAGAACCAGGATGAgatggaagaggagaaggagcttTCGGACGAAGAAGCTCTGCTGCAAGACTTCAAGCAGAAGCGACGAGAGCGGACAGGGAGCCCTGAGGAGCACAGCGAGGAGCATG GTGAAAACCAGCAACCTGTAGGTGCTGATGAGACTGAGGCCAATACTGAGCAGCCCAGGAACAGCCCAGtcctcccagcctgtgctgaagaTCTGGGGGACAGCCCAGtccccccagcctgtgctgaagaTCTGGGAGACAGCCCAGtccccccagcctgtgctgaagaTCTGGGGGACAGCCCAGTccctccagcctgtgctgaggagctgggagacagCCCAGtccccccagcctgtgctgaggagctgggagacagCCCAGTCCCCCCCacctgtgctgaggagctggtgAGCACAGGACTGGAGCCGCCTCCTCaggcccaggagcagctcctgctctcagaGCAGCTGCGCCGCGTGCAGACCATGGAGGATGTGGAGAGTCTGGCCAAGAAGGAGCTTGTGGaagagcaggagaagctggTAGCCCCAAGAGCAGGGAAGcgagcacagcagcaggaggaaggcagagctggggacaaaCATACCAAGAAAACACCAGCCAAGAGGAAGATGATCAGcctggaggctgtgctggatgGGAAGCCCCAGGAAATGGACAGCCCCAGTCTGCCTGTGgtcctggaggaggag GAGGGTGGCTTTGAGCAGCGTGGGATGATCACGGAGGCCTTTGCCGGGGATGATGTCGTCGCCGACTTCCGCCGGGAGAAGCGCaaggcagaggaggcagcgaaGCCGCAGCCAGTgagcctggtgctgcctggctgGGGAGAGTGGGGTGGCACGGGGCTGAAACCCAGCGCCAGGAAGATCAAGAG GTTCATGATCAAGCCACCACCGGCGCCTCCACGGAAGGACCAGCACCTGCCCCACGTCATCATGAGCGAGAAGCGCAACATCCACGCGGCAGCACATCAG GTCAGCGAGCTGCCCTTCCCCTTCGAGCGGCACCAGCAATTCGAGCAGAGCATGCAGACACCTGTGGGCCCCACGTGGAACACTCAGCGTGCCTTCCAGAAGCTGACAGCCCCTCGAGTCATCACCCGCACTGGCCACATCATCCAACCCATCTCAGCTGAGGATGTCCCTGACACAGCCCCTGACAGCACCACCAGGCTCAGGGGGGAGGCCATGCCCGGGAGGAAGGCTGTGCCCACGAAgaaggctgtgcccaggggcaAGGCTGTGCCCGGGGGGAAGGCCATGCCCAGGGGGAAGGCCATGCCTGGGGGAAAGGCTGTGCCCGGGGGGAAGGCCGTGCCCGGGGGGAAGGCTGTGCCCCGGCACAGCAGAGCGCAGTag